One genomic window of Phoenix dactylifera cultivar Barhee BC4 chromosome 6, palm_55x_up_171113_PBpolish2nd_filt_p, whole genome shotgun sequence includes the following:
- the LOC103715931 gene encoding zinc finger CCCH domain-containing protein 24 translates to MADFLSSSPRTPPSIGSASPIGEGSESRSPAGRSMCGGPERIKPSPSPSPEEARSSSPAKPMNHLTVETDDSFSTLLELAANNDAEAFRRSLDRDPSAVDEAGMWYGRKKGTNLMVLLHRTPLMVAATYGSLDVLRLILSLSVVDVNRGCGPDNATALHCAASGGALNAVDAVKILLAAGADPNAVDASGHRPADVIVVPPKSTDVKVVLEQLLGGSGCVAGGEEQQQRVLRVTTSSNSNSNSNSPPLSSSPVEDGFPSSNLSSSPTDPPPPAVSEKKEYPIDPSLPDIKNSIYATDEFRMYSFKVRPCSRAYSHDWTECPFVHPGENARRRDPRKYHYSCVPCPEFRKGGACRRGDMCEYAHGVFECWLHPAQYRTRLCKDGTSCTRRVCFFAHTNEELRPLYMSTGSAVPSPRSATSAAMEMAAAMGLMPGSPSSVSAMMSPFTPPMSPSTNGMAHSSLCWPQPNASTLPLAGINLQSSRLRSSLSARDMPVDDFSMMPDFNGQQLFHDLCYSRFASVPAGRSKVLAPSNLDELFSAEISSSPRYSSGQGSVFSPSHKTAILNQFQQQQHSMLSPINTNMFSQKAGDHQQLPGHSSLLRASLGAPSPGRMSPRGDEPLSPMSARLAVFAQREKQQQTLRSLSSRHLGSGTSPIVGTPVNSSWYKWALPSGTLDWGVNGEELGRLRRSSSFELRSGGEEPDLSWVHSLTKESPPEKIVTAAMTSVGPSATVPSGGGGDGDASNANPQIDGHDQSAVLSAWLEQMQLDQTVA, encoded by the exons ATGGCGGATTTTTTGAGCAGCTCACCCCGTACTCCGCCGTCCATTGGTTCCGCTTCTCCGATCGGCGAAGGATCTGAA AGCCGATCTCCGGCAGGTCGCAGCATGTGCGGTGGTCCGGAGCGCATTAAACCCTCGCCGTCTCCCTCCCCTGAAGAAGCCCGAAGCTCCTCCCCGGCCAAACCGATGAACCACCTCACCGTCGAAACCGACGACTCCTTCTCCACCCTTCTCGAGCTCGCCGCCAACAACGACGCAGAAGCCTTCCGGCGATCTCTCGACCGGGACCCCTCGGCTGTTGATGAAGCCGGCATGTGGTATGGCCGCAAGAAGGGCACCAACCTGATGGTCCTCTTGCACCGAACCCCACTGATGGTCGCCGCCACCTATGGCAGCCTTGATGTTCTCCGTCTCATACTTTCCCTCTCGGTTGTCGACGTTAACCGGGGCTGCGGCCCCGACAACGCCACTGCCCTCCACTGCGCTGCCTCCGGTGGCGCGCTGAACGCTGTTGATGCTGTGAAGATTCTGCTTGCAGCTGGAGCTGATCCTAATGCTGTCGATGCCAGCGGCCACCGGCCAGCCGACGTGATTGTTGTGCCGCCCAAGTCGACTGATGTGAAAGTTGTTCTTGAGCAACTACTTGGAGGTTCTGGTTGTGTTGCGGGTGGTGAGGAGCAGCAGCAGCGTGTTCTTCGTGTGACGACAAGCTCGAACTCGAACTCGAACTCGAACTCTCCACCCCTGTCCTCATCCCCTGTGGAGGATGGATTCCCGTCCTCCAACTTGTCCTCCTCTCCTACCGACCCGCCTCCACCGGCCGTATCTGAGAAGAAAGAGTATCCAATTGACCCATCGCTGCCGGACATCAAGAACAGCATCTATGCCACTGATGAGTTCCGCATGTACTCTTTCAAAGTCCGGCCGTGCTCGCGGGCATACTCGCATGATTGGACAGAGTGCCCATTTGTTCATCCGGGCGAGAACGCCCGGCGTCGTGACCCGAGAAAGTATCACTACAGCTGTGTTCCCTGCCCTGAGTTCCGCAAGGGGGGGGCATGCCGCCGGGGGGACATGTGCGAGTATGCTCATGGGGTGTTTGAGTGCTGGCTTCACCCAGCGCAGTACCGCACACGCCTCTGTAAGGATGGGACCAGCTGCACTCGCCGTGTCTGCTTCTTTGCTCACACGAACGAGGAGCTCCGTCCTTTGTATATGTCAACTGGGTCGGCCGTGCCGTCGCCCCGGTCCGCCACCTCTGCTGCGATGGAGATGGCAGCAGCGATGGGTCTCATGCCTGGGTCCCCCTCATCGGTTTCAGCAATGATGTCACCGTTCACACCACCCATGTCGCCGTCGACCAACGGCATGGCCCACTCCTCACTATGCTGGCCACAACCCAACGCTTCTACTCTGCCCCTTGCTGGAATCAATCTCCAGTCGAGTAGGCTGCGCTCGTCTCTGAGTGCAAGAGACATGCCagtggatgatttctcaatgATGCCTGATTTCAATGGGCAGCAACTGTTTCATGATCTGTGCTATTCTCGCTTTGCCTCTGTGCCGGCGGGGCGGTCCAAGGTCCTGGCTCCATCGAACCTTGATGAACTTTTCTCAGCTGAGATCTCCTCATCTCCAAGGTACAGTTCTGGTCAGGGGTCTGTCTTCTCACCATCACACAAAACTGCTATCCTCAACCAgttccagcagcagcagcatagCATGCTCTCACCGATCAATACCAATATGTTCTCACAAAAAGCTGGTGACCACCAGCAGCTGCCTGGGCACTCCTCTCTCTTGCGGGCTTCGCTCGGTGCCCCTTCTCCTGGCAGGATGTCTCCCCGTGGTGATGAGCCACTCTCTCCAATGAGTGCCCGTTTGGCTGTGTTCGCGCAGCGGGAGAAGCAGCAGCAGACACTGCGGAGCCTCAGCTCTCGTCATCTTGGTTCCGGCACATCGCCTATTGTGGGCACCCCTGTGAATTCATCATGGTACAAATGGGCATTGCCCTCTGGTACCCTGGACTGGGGAGTGAATGGTGAGGAGCTGGGTCGGCTCAGGCGGTCCTCATCTTTCGAGCTACGGTCTGGTGGTGAGGAGCCGGACCTTTCCTGGGTCCATTCACTGACGAAGGAATCTCCACCTGAAAAAATAGTTACAGCAGCAATGACTTCTGTTGGACCATCAGCAACAGTTCCATCTGGTGGCGGTGGCGATGGAGATGCTTCAAATGCTAATCCTCAGATTGATGGACATGATCAATCTGCAGTCCTCAGTGCATGGTTGGAACAGATGCAGCTGGATCAGACGGTAGCTTAG